From the Primulina tabacum isolate GXHZ01 chromosome 3, ASM2559414v2, whole genome shotgun sequence genome, one window contains:
- the LOC142541101 gene encoding uncharacterized protein LOC142541101, producing the protein MKESILMRVLFCKIHCPLICFCKPSVAHLYCSEPLKLENSTPNTVPTEIAGSDSFDNKSCGEGKEERVNWNKEANFVGKSCIKKPPAIVPKSTEEIVRKRVQWIDNFGKELAQIKEFESRCVRPLDAATQLPEKNLLIDTTISFIKVMRKNPIEFQVYYVGVKIVR; encoded by the exons ATGAAGGAAAGTATTTTGATGAGGGTTTTGTTTTGCAAGATTCACTGTCCACTTATTTGTTTCTGCAAACCCTCTGTTGCTCATCTTTATTGCTCCGAGCCACTGAAATTGGAAAACAGTACACCCAATACTGTTCCAACAGAGATTGCAGGttctgatagttttgataataAGTCATGTGGTGAAGGAAAAGAAGAGCGTGTAAATTGGAATAAGGAAGCTAACTTTGTGGGCAAGAGCTGTATTAAAAAGCCACCGGCTATTGTGCCAAAATCTACTGAAGAAATTGTCAGGAAAAGAGTACAATGGATTGATAATTTTGGTAAAGAACTGGCTCAGATCAAGGAATTTGAATCAAG ATGTGTAAGACCCTTAGATGCTGCCACACAACTTCCAGAGAAAAATCTGCTAATTGATACTACAATAAGCTTCATAAAAG TCATGAGAAAGAACCCCATAGAATTTCAAGTCTATTATGTTGGCGTTAAAATCGTGCGGTGA